One segment of Cellulomonas fulva DNA contains the following:
- a CDS encoding TetR/AcrR family transcriptional regulator — MATGAAVTAGTTTGGRVPARMSGDERREQILAAARRVFAEGGYAATTDEVARAAHVSQPYVVRLFGSKRDLFLEVYRQAADTVVSTLTAAAAVPGATKESMGQAYLALIEDRDLLRLLMHGFIASADDEVGRVARHCLGESYRLYVERTGASDDEARQFVAFGMLLNVLIAVDAEAHRGEDAGMDGLVECVALTARRQAQA, encoded by the coding sequence ATGGCGACCGGAGCAGCGGTGACGGCGGGCACGACGACGGGTGGGCGCGTGCCGGCCCGGATGTCGGGTGACGAGCGGCGCGAGCAGATCCTCGCCGCGGCGCGCCGGGTCTTCGCGGAGGGTGGCTACGCCGCGACCACCGACGAGGTCGCCCGCGCGGCCCACGTCTCGCAGCCCTACGTGGTGCGGCTCTTCGGGTCGAAGCGCGACCTGTTCCTCGAGGTGTACCGCCAGGCGGCGGACACGGTGGTCTCCACCCTGACGGCGGCGGCCGCGGTGCCGGGCGCGACCAAGGAGTCGATGGGTCAGGCCTACCTGGCGCTCATCGAGGACCGCGACCTGCTGCGCCTGCTGATGCACGGCTTCATCGCGAGCGCGGACGACGAGGTCGGGCGGGTCGCGCGGCACTGCCTGGGGGAGTCCTACCGGCTGTACGTGGAGCGCACCGGGGCGAGCGACGACGAGGCCCGGCAGTTCGTGGCGTTCGGGATGCTCCTGAACGTCCTGATCGCGGTGGACGCCGAGGCGCACCGGGGCGAGGACGCCGGGATGGACGGGCTCGTCGAGTGCGTCGCCCTGACCGCGCGTCGCCAGGCCCAGGCGTGA
- the truB gene encoding tRNA pseudouridine(55) synthase TruB, giving the protein MSAAAGPYGARAEGRAPAARRPTAADGFVVVDKPQGLTSHDVVARMRRLAGTRKVGHAGTLDPMATGVLVVGIGRATRLLTYVVGADKEYLATVRLGVATSTEDAEGEVVATTDASGVADDDLRAAAAALTGDLMQVPSAVSAIKVDGRRAYARVRAGEDVTLAARPVTVAELEVRDVRTTRVEGVPVRDVDLRVVVSSGTYVRALARDLGDALGVGGHLTALRRTRVGGYRVDGARTLEELGRTPDDVTLTVTPLADAARATFAVRELTEPEARALGYGQAIGIRGEASDEVVAAIAPDGGLVALLQDRDGKARPVLVLAPA; this is encoded by the coding sequence GTGAGCGCGGCGGCCGGCCCGTACGGAGCGCGTGCGGAGGGCCGGGCACCCGCGGCCCGCCGGCCCACCGCGGCGGACGGTTTCGTCGTCGTCGACAAGCCCCAGGGCCTGACGAGCCACGACGTCGTCGCGCGGATGCGCCGGCTGGCGGGGACGCGGAAGGTCGGTCACGCGGGCACGCTGGACCCGATGGCGACCGGGGTCCTGGTCGTCGGCATCGGCCGGGCCACGAGGCTGCTCACGTACGTCGTCGGTGCGGACAAGGAGTACCTCGCGACCGTCAGGCTCGGCGTCGCCACGAGCACGGAGGACGCGGAGGGTGAGGTCGTCGCCACCACGGACGCGTCGGGCGTCGCCGACGACGACCTGCGCGCGGCGGCCGCGGCGCTCACCGGTGACCTCATGCAGGTGCCGAGCGCGGTCTCGGCGATCAAGGTGGACGGCCGGCGGGCGTACGCCCGGGTGCGGGCGGGGGAGGACGTGACCCTCGCGGCGCGCCCCGTGACGGTGGCCGAGCTCGAGGTGCGTGACGTCCGGACCACGCGGGTGGAGGGCGTGCCGGTCCGCGACGTGGACCTGCGCGTCGTCGTCTCGTCGGGCACGTACGTCCGCGCGCTCGCGCGCGACCTCGGCGACGCGCTCGGCGTCGGCGGGCACCTCACGGCGCTGCGGCGCACGCGGGTCGGCGGGTACCGCGTGGACGGGGCGCGCACGCTCGAGGAGCTCGGGCGGACGCCGGACGACGTCACGCTGACGGTCACCCCGCTCGCGGACGCCGCGCGCGCCACGTTCGCGGTCCGCGAGCTGACCGAGCCCGAGGCGCGGGCGCTCGGCTACGGGCAGGCGATCGGCATCCGCGGGGAGGCGTCCGACGAGGTCGTGGCGGCGATCGCGCCCGACGGCGGGCTGGTCGCCCTCCTGCAGGACCGCGACGGCAAGGCACGCCCCGTGCTGGTGCTCGCGCCGGCCTGA
- a CDS encoding MFS transporter: protein MTAPPLDAPPASGRRLRPVPTAVALLAASLPMFMATLDNLVMTTALPVLHTELSASLQELQWMVNAYTLSFASLMIAAATLGDRLGRRRVFVAGIVLFALASIASALSTTPEMLIAARTVQGAGAAAIMPLSLTLLAAAVPPARRAMAIGIWGAVSGVGVALGPVIGGAVVEGISWEAIFWINVPVAIVAVPLVLRALPESYGRRQRIDVPGLLLAGGGVLAVVWAVVNGNDEGWGSARVVGALAAGVLLLVGFLRRESRTDHPLVPLKMFRIRSFTVANGSAFLFSVGVFGTVFVLSQYFQVAMGYSPLEAGLRTLPWTAAPMLVAPVAGMLAPRLGVRPLLTAGLALQGAGLAWMASVIGDATVYGDVVPGLALAGIGMGLTFAPSATAVLADVVPTDHGTASSVNSTIREVGGAIGVAVIVAVFQAADGTLTPDGYAQGLRPAAFVGAAVVGLGAVVAAFMPRGTGRLGGAGTGPGTGLGTGLDTAVGGADEAGTGPAAAAGPSTRGDEELVATR from the coding sequence ATGACCGCGCCCCCACTCGACGCCCCACCGGCGTCCGGCCGCCGCCTGCGGCCCGTCCCGACCGCCGTCGCGCTCCTCGCGGCGTCGTTGCCGATGTTCATGGCCACGCTGGACAACCTCGTGATGACGACCGCGCTCCCGGTGCTGCACACCGAGCTCTCGGCGTCGCTGCAGGAGCTGCAGTGGATGGTCAACGCCTACACGCTGTCCTTCGCGTCGCTCATGATCGCCGCAGCCACCCTCGGCGACCGGCTCGGCCGCCGCCGCGTCTTCGTCGCCGGCATCGTGCTGTTCGCGCTCGCGTCGATCGCCTCGGCGCTGTCCACCACCCCGGAGATGCTGATCGCCGCGCGCACCGTCCAGGGCGCGGGTGCGGCGGCGATCATGCCGCTGTCGCTCACGCTGCTGGCCGCCGCCGTGCCGCCCGCACGGCGCGCCATGGCGATCGGCATCTGGGGCGCGGTCTCCGGAGTCGGCGTGGCGCTCGGACCCGTGATCGGCGGCGCCGTCGTCGAGGGGATCTCCTGGGAGGCGATCTTCTGGATCAACGTGCCCGTCGCGATCGTCGCCGTGCCGCTGGTCCTGCGCGCGCTGCCCGAGTCGTACGGCCGCCGGCAACGGATCGACGTCCCCGGGCTGCTCCTGGCGGGCGGCGGCGTGCTCGCGGTCGTGTGGGCCGTCGTCAACGGGAACGACGAGGGCTGGGGCTCGGCCCGCGTGGTCGGCGCCCTGGCGGCCGGTGTCCTGCTGCTCGTCGGCTTCCTGCGGCGCGAGTCCCGCACCGACCACCCGCTCGTCCCGCTGAAGATGTTCCGCATCCGCTCCTTCACCGTCGCCAACGGCAGCGCCTTCCTGTTCTCGGTCGGCGTGTTCGGCACGGTGTTCGTCCTGTCGCAGTACTTCCAGGTCGCCATGGGCTACAGCCCGCTCGAGGCCGGGCTGCGCACGCTGCCCTGGACCGCCGCGCCCATGCTCGTCGCGCCCGTCGCGGGCATGCTCGCCCCGCGCCTGGGCGTGCGGCCCCTGCTCACCGCCGGGCTCGCCCTGCAGGGCGCGGGTCTCGCGTGGATGGCCTCGGTCATCGGCGACGCCACGGTCTACGGCGACGTCGTGCCGGGTCTCGCCCTGGCGGGCATCGGCATGGGCCTGACCTTCGCGCCCTCCGCGACCGCCGTCCTGGCCGACGTGGTGCCCACCGACCACGGCACCGCGAGCTCGGTGAACTCCACGATCCGCGAGGTCGGCGGCGCGATCGGCGTGGCCGTCATCGTGGCCGTGTTCCAGGCCGCGGACGGCACGCTCACGCCCGACGGGTACGCCCAGGGCCTGCGGCCGGCGGCGTTCGTCGGAGCCGCGGTCGTCGGCCTCGGCGCGGTCGTGGCGGCCTTCATGCCGCGCGGCACCGGCCGCCTGGGGGGCGCCGGCACAGGTCCCGGCACAGGTCTCGGCACGGGTCTCGACACGGCGGTCGGCGGGGCCGACGAGGCCGGCACCGGGCCGGCCGCCGCGGCGGGCCCGAGCACGCGCGGCGACGAGGAGCTCGTGGCGACGCGCTGA
- the rbfA gene encoding 30S ribosome-binding factor RbfA, producing MADTGRARKLAERVQQVVAQMLDTRVKDPRLGFVTVTDVRVTGDLQHADVYYTVLGDDEARADSAKALESAKGIIRSEVGRQTGIRLTPTLAFHLDAVPETAAHLEEALALAARRDAEVQRLAAQASYAGEADPYRRPDDEQDEQSDQRGDDQR from the coding sequence ATGGCTGACACCGGACGGGCGCGGAAGCTGGCTGAGCGGGTTCAGCAGGTGGTCGCGCAGATGCTGGACACGCGGGTCAAGGACCCGCGCCTCGGGTTCGTGACCGTGACCGACGTGCGCGTCACGGGCGACCTGCAGCACGCGGACGTGTACTACACGGTCCTCGGCGACGACGAGGCCCGGGCGGACAGCGCCAAGGCGCTCGAGTCGGCCAAGGGCATCATCCGCTCCGAGGTCGGGCGGCAGACGGGCATCCGGCTCACGCCGACGCTCGCCTTCCACCTCGACGCCGTGCCGGAGACGGCGGCGCACCTCGAGGAGGCGCTCGCGCTCGCGGCTCGTCGGGACGCGGAGGTGCAGCGCCTCGCCGCCCAGGCCTCCTACGCGGGCGAGGCCGACCCGTACCGTCGGCCGGACGACGAGCAGGACGAGCAGAGCGACCAGCGCGGCGACGACCAGCGCTGA